The Pectobacterium parmentieri genome segment GGCTTTTCACATCAACAGATTACCTGCTATCAGCAATTACAGCGCCCGACGCAGCCGCGCCACCGCTTCATGCATTTGCTCATCCGTTGCCGTTGCAAAGGACAGACGCAGCGTTGAGTAATCGATATTATCTGGGAAGAAGAACTCACCCGGAACGAAGACAACCCCCTGTTCCAGCGTCTTCTTCAGCCATTCCGTGGTGTTGAAATCGTCCTGACGGAACTTCGCCCACAGGAACATCCCACCTTTCGGCTGGTTGAAGGTGATCACATCACCCAGCTCTTTCTCAATAAGCTGTGCCAGCAGTTCGCCTTTATGCTTATAGGCATGGCGAATTTTTTCGATCTGCGTATCCAAACGGCCCAGCCCCAGATAGCATTCTGCGACGGTCTGCGACAGCGCGCTGGCGTGCAAATCGGCAGCCTGCTTGATAATTGCTACCTTGTGCAACAGCCAGTCCGGCAGAATCGCCCAACCAAGACGCAGACCCGGAGCCAACACTTTCGAGAACGTGGAGGTATACAGTACGTATTCCGTGCTGCCCAGCTTATCCTGCGCCAGTTGGAACAGCGTCGGGTTGCGCTCTTCGGTGAAACGCAATTCGCCATACGGATCGTCTTCGATAATGACAAAACCGTAGCGCTCCGCCAGTTGAACCAATTGCAGGCGACGTTCATAACTCAGCGTCACGCCGCTCGGGTTACCGAAGTTCGGGACAATATAGACGCCCTTGATGCGCTGTTTCTTCAACAGCTCTTCCAGCTCATCAACCACCATGCCGTCGGCATCGGATGACACCGACATCACATTCGCCTGCGCCAGTTCCAGCGTTTGCAGCGCCGCCAGATACGTTGGGCGTTCAACGACGAACACATCGCCGGGATCGATCATCGCACGCATAATCAGGTCCAGTGCCTGCTGTGAACCTGCCGTCACTACGATATCGTCGCCGCGTGTTTTTACGCCGCGCACCGCACACAGATCGGCAATGCGATCGCGCAGTATGCCGCTGCCTTCGGTTAAGCCGTACTGGAATGCCGTTTTCGGCTGTTCGGTAATCGCTAACTGCGTGGCCTGATTTAACCCTTCGAAATCAAACAATGCATCTGATGGGATCCCGCCAGCCAGCGAGATAATGTTTTCCATCTTGCTGTGTTTCAGCAGTTCACGGATGGCGGAACTTTTTAACTGGGCGATGCGGTGCGCTAACAACCCTTCAATGGCCATGTCTTCTTAACCCTTCTACGAAACAGGCCGGTAAACCGGCCCGATATCGACTATTTTATTAACATTATCCGCCTAGATAGGCCGAACGTACCGCTTCATTAGCTAACAATGCCGCACCGGTATCTTCCAATACGATATGGCCGTTTTCAAGTACATAACCCCGGTCAGCCAGTTTCAGCGCCTGATTGGCGTTTTGCTCCACCAGGAAGATAGTCATGCCCTCTTCGCGCAGTTGCTGGATAGTATCAAAAATTTGCAAAATAATAATCGGTGCCAGCCCCAACGATGGCTCGTCCAGCAGCAGTAAACGCGGCTGGCTCATCAGCGCACGACCAATCGCCAGCATCTGCTGCTCACCGCCAGACATGGTGCCGGAACGCTGGGCGCGTCGCTCATACAGGCGCGGGAACAGATCGTAGACGCGCGCAATACGCTCCTGATACTGATCGCGCTCGGCAAAGAACCCGCCCATCGCCAGATTTTCTTCTACCGTCATGCGGGAAAAGACGCGACGACCTTCCGGCACAATCGCGATCGCTTCGCGCATAATCTGCGCCGTCTGCCAGTGTGTGATGTCCTTACCGTCAAACGTAATCGAGCCTTCCGTTGCGCGCGGATCGCCGCACAGCGTGCCCAGCAACGTGGTTTTACCGGCACCGTTAGCACCGATCAACGTGACAATCTCGCCCTGATTAATATGCAGGCTAACCTGATGCAGCGCCTGAATTTTTCCGTAGTGGGCAGAAACCTGATGTAATGACAGCATAAACGTTATCCTTCACCCAAATATGCACGGATGACATCCGGGTTGTTACGAATTTCAGCCGGGGTGCCTTGTGCCAGCGGCGTTCCCTGATTGACGACATAAATCCGGTCGGAAATCCCCATGACCAGCTTCATATCATGTTCAATCAACAGAACAGACACCTGATGGCTATCGCGCAGTTCCACAATTAGCTGATTTAACTCGTCAGTTTCTTTCGGGTTCAGACCCGCGGCGGGTTCATCGAGCATCAGCAGCTCAGGCCGCGTCACCATACAGCGGGCAATTTCCAGACGGCGCTGCTGGCCGTAAGCCAGATTCCCCGCCTGACGGTTCGCTAAATCTAACAGACCGATACGCTCCAGCCACACCGCGGCGCGCTCTTGTGCATCCGCTTCGGCACGGCGAAAACCCGGTGTTTTCAACAGCCCGGCAAACACGCCGCTTTTCAGATGCTGGTGCTGCGCAACCAGCAGGTTCTCGATCACCGACATTTCACGGAACAAACGAACGTGCTGGAATGTGCGCACCACCCCCATACGGGCAATGGCCTGTCCGGGTAACCCTTCCAGATGACGATCGCGCAGCATAATGGTGCCGCCACTCGGGCGATAGAAACCGGTCAGGCAGTTAAAGACCGTGGTTTTCCCTGCACCGTTCGGACCAATCAGCGAGACGATTTCGCCAGTATGAATGTCCATTTCAACGTTGTTGACCGCCAGCAGGCCGCCAAAACGCATCATCAGACCTCGGACTGATAATAGTGGCTGCGTGCTCATGCTTGCTCTTCCTTCTTCGCGACTTTCAACTTCATCTCAGGACGCGTCATCGGCAGCAAGCCTTGCGGACGCCAAATCATCATCAGAACCATCAATGCACCCAGCAACAGCATGCTGTATTCATTCAGGTCACGCATCAGTTCGCGAGACACGACCAGCAGGATCGCAGCGAGAATGACCGCAAACTGCGAGCCCATGCCGCCCAGCACAACGATGGCCAGCACAAAGGCCGACTCAGCAAATGTAAACGATTCCGGGCTGACAAACCCTTGACGCGCGGCAAACAGCGTACCCGCGAACCCAGCGAATGCGGCGCTGATGGTAAAGGCGGTCAGCTTGATGCGCGTTGGGCTCAGCCCCAGAGAACGACAGGCGATCTCATCATCGCGTAGCGCTTCCCAGGCGCGGCCCAGCGGCATCCGCAGCAGACGATTAATCACAAACAGGGTTAATATGACCAACAGCAGCGCGACCAGATACAGGAAGATGACGCGATCGCTGGGGTCATATTGCAGACCGAAGAAATTATGGAACGTATCCCAACCGCCATCGCGCGCGCTGCGGCCAAATTCCAGACCCAAGAAGGTCGGTTTAGGGATCTGGCTGATGCCGTTCGGGCCACCGGTAATTTCGGTATTGTTCAGCAACAGGATACGGACAATTTCGCCGAACCCGAGCGTCACAATCGCCAGATAGTCGCCGCGTAAACGCAGCACCGGGAACCCCAGCAGGAAGCCGGACAGCGCCGCCGCCATGCCCGCCAGCGGCAAACTTTCCCAGAAACCCAATCCGTAATAGTGGTTCAGCAAGGCATAGGTATACGCGCCAATGGCGTAAAACCCGCCGTAGCCCAACACCAGCAGACCGGACAGCCCCACGACGACGTTCAAGCCCAGACCCAGCATCACGTAAATCAATGTGAGGGTGGCAATATCCACCGTACCGCGCGAGACCAGAAACGGCCAGGCAATAGCGGCGATAATCAACGCGGCAGCCAATACCTTCTGCCGTGGCGTACTGCCATCAAAACTGGGCAGCACCAGCGACGGTGCGGAAAATTTCTTGATGCTTTGCTGGAAGAACGGGCGGATCAATTGAAAGAAGAACACCACGATGCAGCCCGCACCAATCCAATACCAGCGAACTTCATCGGCACCGCGCACTACCAGTTTGGTGCCATCCAGCGCCAGTTGCATGCCCATTAAAAACGAGGCCAGCACCAGCAGCATGAACGCGGAAACTAACGCATTAAACAGGTTGAGCTGTTTCATACCTTCTCAACCTCCGGGCGACCCAGAATGCCAGTAGGCATCACCAGCAGCACCACAATCAGCAGCGCAAATGACACCGCATCTTTGTATTCCGTGCTCAGGTAAGCGGACGTCAGCGCTTCCGCTACGCCTAAAATCAGCCCGCCGATCATCGCACCTGGGATACTACCAATCCCACCCAGTACCGCAGCCGTAAAGGCTTTCATTCCGGCCATGAAGCCAATGTAGGGGTTGATGACACCGTAAAATTGTCCCAGCAGCACACCGGCAACGGCGGCCATGAGCGCGCCAATGACGAAGGTCAGAGAGATGACGCGATCGGTGCTGATACCCAACAGGCTAGCCATTTTCAAGTCTTCCGCACAGGCACGACAGGCGCGTCCCATACGGGAATAGCGAATAAATAGCGTCAGCGCCAGCATGGCGAGGAATGTAACAATCCAGATGGTCAACTGCATGGTGCTAATGGTGGCAGTAAAGCCATTGCTTTCACCCAGCACCCACTGGCCGGTCACCAGACTCGGCAGCGCAACATCACGTGAGCCTTGATTCAGACTGACGTAGTTTTGCAGGAAAATCGACATCCCGATGGCAGAAATCAGGGCAATCAGACGCTTTGACGTTCGCACGGGACGGTAGGCCACCCGTTCGATACTCCAGCCATAAGCGCTGGAAATCACTACGGCGGCAATGAAGGCAACGCTAATCAGCAGCCAGCCAGTGTCGATGCCCATCATCATCAGGGCCGCAATAACAATAAAGGAGACATAGCTACCGATCATATAAACCTCGCCGTGTGCGAAGTTAATCATGCCGATAATGCCGTAGACCATGGTGTAACCAATGGCGATCAGCGCATAGGTGCTGCCCAACGTCAGGCCGTTGAACATCTGCTGAAGAAAGTAGAGGAACTGCTCGGACATACCTTAACCTTAAATGCCGCCCCCGCGCCTTGCGGCAACGGGGGCTTCGGTATTGAGGGATTCGTAGTGGTACACACTCAGAAAGCGGAGAATGCTCTCCACGCAAAAGAGGCAGACAACGGCACATTCATCCGCTACCGCCTCCCCGGCATGATGATTATTTCACTGCGCTGGAAGTACCGTCTTTGTGCCACTCAAATACGCCAAATTCAAACCCTTTCAGGTCGCCTTTTGCATCCCAGCTTAATGGCCCCATTACGGTATCCACGGAGTTTGCTTTCAGATCCGCGACCAGTTTTTCCGGCTCATCGCTACCGGTACGAGTCATCGCCGTGGTCAGCGATTGCAGCGCAGCGTAGGTCGTCCAGACGAACGGGCCCGTTGGATCCAGTTTCTTGGCCTTCAGCGCATCCACAATCGGTTGGTTAGCTGGCACCTGATCATAGCGCTTCGGCAGCGTCACCAGCATACCTTCAGACGCATCGCCTGCGATGTTGGACAGCGAGGAGTTACCCACGCCTTCTGGCCCCATGAATTTGGTGGTCATGCCAGCCTGACGTGCCTGACGCAGAATCTGCCCCATTTCCGGGTAGTAACCGCCGAAATAAACGAAATCGACGTTCTCTTTCTTCATACGTGCAATCAGCGTGGAGAAATCTTTGTCACCCGCTGTCACACCTTCAAACAGCACAACATTCGCGCCGGCTTTTTTCAGGCTATCCTGAACAGAGCGGGCTAGGCCTTCGCCGTATTGCTGCTTGTCATGAACCACGGCGATGCGCTGCGGTTTGAGGGATTCGACAATGTATTTAGCCGAAGTTGGCCCCTGATCGGAGTCCAGCCCCGTCGTGCGCAGCACCATTTTGTAGCCGCGCGTCGTCAAATCGGCGTTGGTTGCCGCAGGCGTAATCATGATCACGCCTTCTTCTTCATAGATATTAGACGCAGGCTGCGTGGAGGAGGAACACAGATGACCAATCACATAACGGATACCGTCAGTGACAACTTTGTTCGCGACAGCAACCGCCTGCTTAGGGTCGCACGCGTCATCATATTCAACGCCAACCAGCTTGTTACCGTTTACGCCGCCTTTTGCGTTGATGTCAGCAATGGCCTGGCGCGCACCAATGAACTCCATATCACCATACTGCGCAACGGGACCAGACATCGCACCAACAACCGCGACCTTAATATCGGCAGCATTAACGGCATGGCTAAACGCCACCGCCACACAACTCATCAGCAATACTTTACCTTTACTGAATTTCATTCTTTTTACCCCATCTGTCATTATGGATATTGCCGAAAACCTGACCGCCATCCGCCATAACCTGGCTATTTTCTTATAAGTAAGAAAGGCTTAGGTTATTATTAGTAATAATTTCTAATAAGGCTTTATTTTTCATATTATTAAACAGGAATATTATGCTGCAAATCAACTAACACTGTCAGAAACAAGCGGAGCAAACAGCATAAAATGCCAGATGCAAAAACCAGCATTTAATTTATATATAGTCAGATATTCTACTTTATGCATTAATTGTTGATGGATTACTCGAAAAACAAAGAATACGAAAAACATTTGCCCTATTAACCATAACGCTCAAATTACACAACTGTTCCACTACAAAACAACTACATTATTCTTCACTCACATGATGGAGTGCCGATAAAAATGAAACTAACCGTTGAATGCCTCACCCGGCTCAGCTCTCAGGATAAAATTGATCTGGCGAAAATTTGGCCGCATCAGAACATTGAATTACTCGAAGAAGGGCTCACGCCCGATCGGCGGTTGTTTACCGCTCGTTTTAACGATCGGCTATTAGGCGGAGTGCTGGTCGAGATTGAAGGGGAATATGCGGAACTGAGCGATCTGATGGTGCGAGAAGTCACGCGCCGACGTGGCGTAGGACAATTGTTGATTGACGAAGCGCGTCGTCAGCTTCCTGAAGTTAAAGAGTGGTGGCTGGCCACGGCCAATCATGCCGCGATCAAAGAAGAAGTACTGGCACGCTTTATGGTGTCCTGCGGCTTCTCACCCGTATCCGGCGGCTGGCGCTATATCCGCAGAAAAGAAACACCGCTGATCCTTGACGTCATCAATCCAGAGAAGCCATAAACCTCCCTCGAATTCCTGACGCTCACAGCAGACAAAAACAAAACGACCGGGCATTACCCGGTCGCTTACCAAGAGACGATGAAAACGATTAGGCTTCTATCGCCGCTCGCAGTTTTTTCATCGCATTCTTTTCTAACTGACGCACACGCTCTGCGGAAACGCCGTATTGATCGGCCAGTTCCTGCAAGGTGGATTTGTTGTCATCATCCAGCCAGCGCGCGCGAATAATGTGCTGGCTACGTTCATCCAGCCCTTCCAGCGCGTAGGTGAGCTTATCGGCCGCATGCGTATCCCAGTTGTCTTCTTCAATGCCACCGGCAAAGTCAGACGATTTATCCTGTAGGTAAAGCATTGGCGACATCGCTTTGCCGTCGTGAGAATCTTCTTCCGGCGTCGGATCGAACGTCATGTCCTGCGCCGCCATACGGGATTCCATCTCACGCACGTCTTTGCTGGTCACGCCAAGTTCACGCGCGACCAGTTCGACCTCATCCTGATTAAACCAGCCGAGACGTGTTTTCGTCTTCCGCAGGTTAAAGAACAGCTTACGCTGTGCTTTGGTGGTCGCCACTTTCACGATACGCCAGTTACGCAGCACGTATTCATGAATTTCAGCTTTGATCCAATGCACGGCGAAAGAAACCAGACGCACGCCAACTTCAGGGTTGAAGCGACGTACCGCCTTCATCAGGCCGATGTTCCCTTCCTGAATCAGGTCCGCTTGCGGCAGGCCGTAACCGGAATAATTGCGGGCAACGTGAATAACAAAGCGCAGGTGTGACAGAATCAGGTGCTTAGCAGCCTCCAGATCGCCCTGATAATGCAGTCGTTCAGCCAGCGCCCGCTCTTCCTCCGCCGTCAGCATCGGATAGGCATTGGCGGCACGAATATACCCTTCCAGACTGCCCTGGGGAACTAAGGTGAAAGTTTGCATATCTTTGGTCATTCAACCCTCTCAGTTGCTCTACTCGTCATATTACAATCGGCTATCTTAGCACTGCTTCGCCGCATCGTTTTGCGTGAAAATGGCAAAATGCGGCACCTTAAAGCGTATTTATCGAATACCTTAAAATCCGTCTATTCAGACTGTGATTTCGCTCGCAAGTTCCTATCATTTTATTCACCTCATGCCAGAGATCAAGCAGGAGACAAACGAACGGTGAATCAAAGGGAAAACACAGCGGGAAGTACAAAGAAGAGATGTCGCTGAGGAGGTTTCCCCTGCAATACGGTCTGAATTACAGGGGAAAATTATACCAGAAAAAGCTTACTGTGGTGTAAAACGGCGTAAATGTTGTACCGTTGCCAACCAGGCGGCCAACCAGCCAATCATACCGGCGATTAACAGCAGCAGCAGGGACTCGTCCCAGCTCAGCCCTTTGACGGCAAACGTCGTACCGAAGACGGCAGCAACCTGCGCCACCACCGCATCCAATTTCCAGACCAGCGCTTGCGATAGGATCAGCGACAACACCGCACCGCCGACACCCATTGCCGCACCGCCGTTCAGGAACGGACGCAGAATAAAACCGTCCGTCGCGCCGATCAATTTCATCACGTTGATGGTTTCACGGCGGCTGAAAATACTCAGACGCACGCTGTTACCGATCACCAAAAAGACGGCAATAACCATCAGGACGCCAATCGTTGCAGAAATTTGCCCGACCAGATTGGTCAACGCCACCAGTCGTGCGAACCAACTGTCGTCCATCCGTACTTCAGCCACGCCCTGCGTCGCCGCCACGCGATCGCGCAGCGTTGTCAGCGTGGTCGAATCCTGAAAACTCATTTTCGGCGTGATAATCGCGACTGCCGGCAGCGGATTTTCTTCCAGCATATCCAACGCGCCGCCAAAACCGGACCAGTTGCGGAACTCGCCCATCGCTTCATTACGCGACAGGTAATTGACCTTATCGACGCCGTCTTCAGATTGAAGCTGCGTGATGACGGCCTGCGCCGCGTTGTCATCCAGCGATTTATCCAGATACACCGTCAACTGCGGCGATGGATACCACTGTGTGGCGGCCTGACTCACGTTTTTCCATACCAGATAACAGATGCTGGGCAACGCCAGCGAGATGGCGATGACCATCACGGTCAGAAAAGTGGCCAACGGCTGGCGCAGCATATCGGCCAGCGTATTGGTCCAGGCATAGCGCCACTGTTCCTGCCAGCCACCGCGCAGTGCTTTCGCTTTTGCGACAGGCTTTTTCGCATTACGGACGTTATTCGCCATTGTGGTTTCCCCCCACCATGCGGCCATCCGACAGCGTCAGCACACGGTAATGACGGCGGGCGATCAGCCCAGTATCATGCGTCGCCATCAGTACCGTGACACCGACACGATTGAATTCTTCAAACAGGCGTAAAATCCCTTCTGACAGCGCTTCGTCCAGGTTACCGGTCGGTTCATCCGCCAGCAACACCGCGGGTTTGTTCACCACCGCGCGCGCAATGCCCACACGCTGCTGCTCACCGCCGGATAACTGGATTGGATAGTTCTTCGCTTTATCCAGCAGGCCTACTTTGTCCAGTGCCGCAGATACCCGACGACGAATATCCTCACTGCTGGCGCCTGCGATAATGAGCGGCATCGCAACGTTGTCATAGACCGTGCGCTCCATCAGCAGGTGGTGATCCTGAAAGATCATACCGATCTGACGCCGCAGAAACGGGACTTCGCGTTTTTTCAGGCGGCTAATATTGTGGCCGCCAAACAGAATCTGACCCGCGCTGGGACGTTCAATGCCACAAATCAGTTTCAGCAGGGTACTTTTCCCCGCGCCGGAATGGCCGGTCAGGAACGCCATTTCCGCTGGGCGCAGATGGAAATCCACCCCTTGCAATGCCTGACGCCCACCGAGGTAAGCTTTACTGACCTGTTCAAAACGAATCATCCGTTTTAATCCTCTCGGGCAAAAAGTGCCTCAATAAAATCGTCGGCCTTGAATGGCCGTAAATCTTCAATGCCTTCACCTACCCCAATATAGCGGATAGGAATCGCAAACTGGTCGGCAATGGCGAAAATCACGCCGCCTTTCGCGGTCCCGTCTAGCTTAGTCAAGGTAATGCCCGTCAGCCCAACCGCCTCATTAAACAGCTTGGCCTGACTCACCGCGTTTTGCCCGGTGCTGGCATCCAGCGTCAGCATCACTTCATGCGGTGCGTCTTCGTCCAGCTTCTTCATCACGCGCACGATCTTTTTCAGCTCTTCCATCAGGTGCGCTTTGTTCTGCAAACGCCCTGCGGTATCCGCAATCAGGACATCCACACCGCGCGCTTTCGCGGCCTGAATCGCATCGAAAATCACCGATGCCGAATCCGCACCGGTATGTTGCGCGACCACTGCCACGTTATTGCGCTGTCCCCAGACCTGAAGCTGCTCGACGGCTGCCGCACGGAAGGTATCTCCCGCCGCCAGCATCACAGATTTGCCTTGCGCCTGGAACTGACGTGCCATTTTACCGATGGTGGTGGTTTTACCCACGCCATTAACGCCAACCATCAGAATGACATACGGCGTTTTGCCTTCGATATTCAGCGGGGCGTCCACCTTAGCAAGAATCTCCGCCATTTCTTCTTTCAGCTTAACAAAAAGCGTATCAGCATCTTTCAGTTGGCGACGACTGACGTGCTCCGTCAGGCTACTGATGATTTTACGGGTGGTCTCAACCCCGACATCCGCAATCAGCAGTTGTTCTTCCAGTTCATCAAACAGATCGTCGTCGATTTTCTTACCGCGAAACAATCCGATAAATCCGGAACCGAGGTTCTGGCGCGTTTTCACCAGGCTGCGTTTCAGCCGAGCGAAGAAACCTTCTTTCGTCGGGCGTTCTTGCTCTTGCGCCACAACAGGCACGTCATCCCGTTGCTCACTTTCCTGTTCTTCATCCTGCTCTTCCAACTGCGCGACGCCCAACTCCGCGTCAACCACCGTCACACTTTCTGCGATCTCGACCTGCACGATCGGATCGGCGATATTTCGATCAAGAACATCATGTTCGATCGTGTCACGATCGTCTGCCTCAACGGTAACCTCACGCTCGGCGACCAGTAGGTCCAGCGCTTGCGCTTCAACCTCTATCTTTTCTTCAACGACCCTATTTTCTTCAACGGCGCGACTTTCTTCAGATACGGATTCTTCCGGCAGCGGTTGCTCTACGCACTCTGGCGTAGGCTCAACGGTCTGGTGAGTCGATGCGGCGGCATCCGATTCAGCAACGGGCACATCTTCAACGACCGGTTGCTCTTGTTGTTTTTCTTCTTGCTTCCCGAGTCCCAGCCAGGAAAAAAAACCGCGCTTCTTTTCTTTTGACATGTGTAATCGCGCTCCACGCTGCGAATCAATCAATGAAAATTATATTTAAACAACAAGTTTAACACTTTCCTGCCGACAGCAACACGCAGCCAGCGGGGCAATGACGGACAATTCTCCGTGCTACCGACAATCTTCGTAACGAAAGGCAATGTCCGTTACGAAGTGTGTCAAACGTCGCGCGTTACCAGAAGACCGCCGACAGCACAAAATTTTGGCTTAAGCGCCTTAACGTCCATCTTAACATTCCCTCGACACGTAACCGCCGCTAGAATAGCGCCAGAAATTTTCTGCCCGCATCCACACCATGATGATGCGGCACAACAATAACCCTGTGAGCTATGGCTAAAAAAAATGCATCGTCAGCCGCCGGACAAATCCGAATCATCGGTGGTCAATGGCGCGGCAGAAAACTCCCGGTTCCTGATAGCCCCGGTTTACGTCCCACGACCGATCGCGTGCGGGAAACGCTGTTTAACTGGCTAGCCCCCGTCATTCAGCAGGCGCGCTGTCTGGACTGCTTTGCCGGTAGCGGTGCGCTCGGGCTGGAAGCGCTGTCTCGTTATGCGGCTCATGCCACATTATTGGAGATGGAGCGTGCAGTCGCCCAGCAATTAACGCAAAATCTGGCACTGCTTCGGGCGGAAAACGCTGAGGTGGTCAATACTGATGCCCTGAGCTGGCTGGCGAAGCCGGGTACTCCGTTTGACGTCGTGTTTCTCGATCCGCCGTTCCGCAAAGAACTGCTGAACAACACGCTTGCTCTGCTGGAACAACAGGGCTGGCTGGCACCAGACGCGTGGATTTACGTGGAAACAGAGGCGGAAAATGCGCAACTGACCATCCCGGAGAATTGGCAACTGCACCGTGAAAAAATTGCGGGTCAGGTCGCCTACCGTTTGTATATCCGTCAGTGATCTTTGCAGCAACGTAAGGGTAAGAGATGATTTTGATTAACCTTGGCAGATTATTGATGCTGGGCGTGTGGGGATTCCTGTTGCTTAATCTGATTCAGCCGTTTCCCAAGCCGTTGAATATCTTCATGACCGTGGCGATGGTGTTTATGATCCTGATGCACGGTTTTCAACTGCTGCTGTTGAAATCCAGCCAACCGAAAGACAGCCCTGCGCTGGACCGGACGCTTCAGGCGCGTATTTTCCTTTTTGGTGTGTTTGAACTGCTGGCGTGGCAGAAAAAACAGCCCAAGCCACCGAAGCCGTAAGCGCTACTGGGGCACAATATTTCCTGGGGCACCAGGCATCAATACCGTGCCCTTTCGTCCCACAGAGGGCGCACCGCAAAAATCAGGACTTTTTACCGGGAAGGTAAGGGAACGCGGTGACGTTATCGCCTAAATCAGAAATGCGGGCGCTGCCTTTTTCCGTCACGGCATCAATACGAATAATCGCCTGTAACGGGATGAAACTGCGGCTCACGCCGGAGAATTCCGTTTTCAGTTTCTCGGTTGACGGGTCAACCAACACCGTAGACTGGCTATCAAATACAAAGTCGGCAATTTCAATAAAACCAAACAGGCTGCTTTGCACCAACTCACGCACGTAAAGCTGGTAATTCTTACCGTTATTTATAAATTGAATACGATAAAG includes the following:
- a CDS encoding DUF1145 family protein, yielding MLINLGRLLMLGVWGFLLLNLIQPFPKPLNIFMTVAMVFMILMHGFQLLLLKSSQPKDSPALDRTLQARIFLFGVFELLAWQKKQPKPPKP
- the rsmD gene encoding 16S rRNA (guanine(966)-N(2))-methyltransferase — protein: MAKKNASSAAGQIRIIGGQWRGRKLPVPDSPGLRPTTDRVRETLFNWLAPVIQQARCLDCFAGSGALGLEALSRYAAHATLLEMERAVAQQLTQNLALLRAENAEVVNTDALSWLAKPGTPFDVVFLDPPFRKELLNNTLALLEQQGWLAPDAWIYVETEAENAQLTIPENWQLHREKIAGQVAYRLYIRQ
- a CDS encoding DUF1820 family protein — protein: MSNESALYRIQFINNGKNYQLYVRELVQSSLFGFIEIADFVFDSQSTVLVDPSTEKLKTEFSGVSRSFIPLQAIIRIDAVTEKGSARISDLGDNVTAFPYLPGKKS
- the rpoH gene encoding RNA polymerase sigma factor RpoH, which gives rise to MTKDMQTFTLVPQGSLEGYIRAANAYPMLTAEEERALAERLHYQGDLEAAKHLILSHLRFVIHVARNYSGYGLPQADLIQEGNIGLMKAVRRFNPEVGVRLVSFAVHWIKAEIHEYVLRNWRIVKVATTKAQRKLFFNLRKTKTRLGWFNQDEVELVARELGVTSKDVREMESRMAAQDMTFDPTPEEDSHDGKAMSPMLYLQDKSSDFAGGIEEDNWDTHAADKLTYALEGLDERSQHIIRARWLDDDNKSTLQELADQYGVSAERVRQLEKNAMKKLRAAIEA
- the ftsE gene encoding cell division ATP-binding protein FtsE, with the protein product MIRFEQVSKAYLGGRQALQGVDFHLRPAEMAFLTGHSGAGKSTLLKLICGIERPSAGQILFGGHNISRLKKREVPFLRRQIGMIFQDHHLLMERTVYDNVAMPLIIAGASSEDIRRRVSAALDKVGLLDKAKNYPIQLSGGEQQRVGIARAVVNKPAVLLADEPTGNLDEALSEGILRLFEEFNRVGVTVLMATHDTGLIARRHYRVLTLSDGRMVGGNHNGE
- the ftsY gene encoding signal recognition particle-docking protein FtsY, translating into MSKEKKRGFFSWLGLGKQEEKQQEQPVVEDVPVAESDAAASTHQTVEPTPECVEQPLPEESVSEESRAVEENRVVEEKIEVEAQALDLLVAEREVTVEADDRDTIEHDVLDRNIADPIVQVEIAESVTVVDAELGVAQLEEQDEEQESEQRDDVPVVAQEQERPTKEGFFARLKRSLVKTRQNLGSGFIGLFRGKKIDDDLFDELEEQLLIADVGVETTRKIISSLTEHVSRRQLKDADTLFVKLKEEMAEILAKVDAPLNIEGKTPYVILMVGVNGVGKTTTIGKMARQFQAQGKSVMLAAGDTFRAAAVEQLQVWGQRNNVAVVAQHTGADSASVIFDAIQAAKARGVDVLIADTAGRLQNKAHLMEELKKIVRVMKKLDEDAPHEVMLTLDASTGQNAVSQAKLFNEAVGLTGITLTKLDGTAKGGVIFAIADQFAIPIRYIGVGEGIEDLRPFKADDFIEALFARED
- the ftsX gene encoding permease-like cell division protein FtsX — protein: MANNVRNAKKPVAKAKALRGGWQEQWRYAWTNTLADMLRQPLATFLTVMVIAISLALPSICYLVWKNVSQAATQWYPSPQLTVYLDKSLDDNAAQAVITQLQSEDGVDKVNYLSRNEAMGEFRNWSGFGGALDMLEENPLPAVAIITPKMSFQDSTTLTTLRDRVAATQGVAEVRMDDSWFARLVALTNLVGQISATIGVLMVIAVFLVIGNSVRLSIFSRRETINVMKLIGATDGFILRPFLNGGAAMGVGGAVLSLILSQALVWKLDAVVAQVAAVFGTTFAVKGLSWDESLLLLLIAGMIGWLAAWLATVQHLRRFTPQ